In one Arachis duranensis cultivar V14167 chromosome 9, aradu.V14167.gnm2.J7QH, whole genome shotgun sequence genomic region, the following are encoded:
- the LOC107467532 gene encoding lipid phosphate phosphatase 2, producing the protein MAWRGFISFGRIWPPFQGRMPRVDPSAHTIKSHGATLARNHLHDWLILLLLIVIEVILFVIHPFYRFVGRDMLEDLKYPMKENTVPVWAVPLYAVLLPMAVFLLFYMRRRDVYDLHHSVLGLLFAVLITAVLTDAIKDAVGRPRPDFYWRCFPDGVEVYDKWGGVVCHGKESDIKEGHKSFPSGHTSWSFAGLGFLSLYLSGKIKAFDRQGHVAKLCIVFLPILAACLVGISRVDDYWHHWQDVFAGGLLGLVVATFCYMQFFPPPYSDDGWGPYAYFKAMEEARVSSNTNRDSPLVQAMEVPGGVNQAPRRNGDTLPPFTYHSPSLEAMELGQK; encoded by the exons ATGGCGTGGCGGGGATTCATATCTTTTGGAAGAATATGGCCACCGTTTCAG GGACGGATGCCCCGGGTTGATCCTTCTGCTCACACAATCAAATCACATGGGGCTACACTTGCAAGAAATCACCTTCATGATTGGCTCATATTGCTGTTGCTCATAGTGATAGAGGTTATTCTTTTCGTCATTCACCCGTTTTACCGCTTTGTGGGCAGAGACATGTTGGAAGACCTTAAATATCCCATGAAAGAGAACACTGTTCCCGTATGGGCTGTTCCT CTATATGCGGTTCTGTTGCCAATGGctgtttttcttctcttctataTGCGGAGGAGAGATGTTTATGATTTGCATCACAGTGTCCTAG GGCTCCTGTTTGCCGTTCTGATTACCGCTGTCTTGACCGATGCAATAAAAGATGCAGTTGGTCGGCCCCGGCCAGACTTCTATTGGCGTTGCTTCCCTGATGGAGTAGAG GTTTATGACAAATGGGGAGGTGTAGTGTGCCATGGTAAGGAAAGTGATATAAAAGAAGGACACAAGAGTTTCCCAAGCGGTCATACATCAT GGTCCTTTGCAGGATTGGGTTTTCTATCGCTGTACCTATCTGGGAAGATCAAAGCTTTTGATCGCCAAGGGCATGTAGCAAAACTATGCATCGTGTTTCTTCCGATACTTGCTGCTTGTCTAGTTGGAATCTCTCGCGTAGATGACTATTGGCATCATTGGCAAGATGTCTTTGCTGGAGGTCTTCTAG GGCTGGTTGTAGCAACCTTTTGCTATATGCAGTTCTTCCCTCCCCCTTATAGTGATGATG GATGGGGTCCCTATGCATATTTCAAGGCAATGGAGGAAGCACGAGTCAGTTCAAACACGAACCGGGATTCACCTCTTGTGCAGGCCATGGAGGTTCCAGGGGGTGTGAATCAAGCACCAAGGAGAAATGGTGATACATTGCCCCCTTTCACTTATCATAGCCCAAGCTTGGAAGCGATGGAGCTTGGACAGAAGTGA
- the LOC107467489 gene encoding lipid phosphate phosphatase 2: MPEIQLGTHTIRSHGTSVARIHMHDWFILLLLVIIDAVLNIIEPFHRFVGRDMMTDLRYPLKDNTIPFWAVPIIAILVPLVIFLIYYFIRKDVYDFHHAILGLLYSVLITAVITDAIKDGVGRPRPDFFWRCFPNGKGVYDQVTTDVMCTGDKSVIKEGHKSFPSGHTSWSFAGLVYLSWYLSGKVRAFDRSGHIAKLCLVFFPILMASMVAVSRVDDYWHHWQDVFAGGLIGSVIASFCYLQFFPPPYDTDGWGPHAYFRMLAESHNAARPSSANNDSQRVQSSELQAVTLYIPPHQEGDTRSNSWDSSPMLGAPQNVRTH; encoded by the exons ATGCCAGAAATTCAATTGGGTACACACACTATCAGATCACATGGAACTAGTGTGGCAAGAATACATATGCATGACTGGTTTATTCTTTTGCTTCTTGTGATCATTGATGCTGTCTTGAATATAATAGAGCCATTCCATCGTTTTGTTGGACGGGATATGATGACAGACCTTCGCTACCCATTGAAAGATAATACTATTCCCTTTTGGGCAGTTCCG ATCATTGCAATATTGGTGCCGCTGGTCATCTTTCTTATTTACTATTTCATTAGAAAGGATGTTTATGACTTTCACCATGCTATATTGG GCCTTCTATATTCAGTCCTCATTACTGCTGTGATAACTGATGCTATCAAAGATGGTGTTGGACGACCACGGCCAGATTTCTTCTGGCGTTGTTTTCCTAATGGAAAAGGG GTGTATGATCAAGTAACAACTGATGTTATGTGTACTGGAGATAAAAGTGTTATCAAGGAAGGGCACAAAAGCTTCCCAAGTGGACATACCTCCT GGTCCTTTGCTGGTCTTGTTTATCTGTCTTGGTATCTATCTGGAAAAGTTAGGGCGTTTGATCGTAGCGGTCACATTGCAAAGCTCTGTCTTGTTTTCTTTCCAATCCTCATGGCATCTATGGTTGCTGTCTCTCGTGTTGATGATTATTGGCATCATTGGCAAGATGTGTTTGCTGGAGGCCTAATAG GGAGTGTAATTGCTTCCTTTTGTTACTTGCAATTCTTCCCACCACCATATGACACTGATG GGTGGGGGCCTCATGCATATTTCCGGATGTTGGCTGAATCTCATAATGCCGCTCGACCCTCTTCCGCCAATAATGACAGCCAGCGAGTGCAGTCCTCTGAGCTTCAGGCAGTAACTCTGTATATCCCACCTCACCAGGAGGGAGATACACGAAGCAATAGCTGGGATTCAAGCCCCATGTTAGGCGCACCACAAAATGTCAGGACACACTGA